In a single window of the Orenia metallireducens genome:
- a CDS encoding S-layer homology domain-containing protein, giving the protein MLKRIVTSILVLTVLMTLAVPAMAYRPQDVSQNHWALEYISPLLDKGVMYVYQDGNFKPNQAITRGEFAYSLAKALNLNTSMNTELTDISNHSARGYISALVEKGIITGYPDKTFRPYNPITRAEIITMLARSLELNNEQNAIELNSNFYFDVNNNHWASNFIAIATRLNIINGYPDGNFKPNNNVTRAESAKLIANLGNLEVVKGQIIETYPISRQVKIKAGNQIRNLSLGSTTLIGRNNQIVNLDKMLISDEAFIILDKYKKVSYLKAYGLITKDDVATKVSSLTGNILSAEELVSIAEGDWEAVTPRLKQEVTMTLLEQGLTIGEVQAIFTQDWESLEESAQARLVEAISINTNLPIELIEAAYNKDWENAKEIAKNTAITTVLKEIMSNTNLLS; this is encoded by the coding sequence ATGCTAAAAAGAATCGTAACAAGTATCTTAGTTTTAACAGTATTAATGACTTTAGCAGTCCCAGCTATGGCTTATCGACCACAAGACGTCTCACAAAATCACTGGGCCTTAGAATATATCAGTCCTTTATTAGATAAAGGTGTTATGTATGTATATCAAGATGGAAACTTCAAACCTAATCAAGCTATTACTAGAGGTGAATTTGCTTACTCTCTAGCTAAGGCTCTGAATTTGAACACATCTATGAATACAGAACTAACTGATATTAGTAATCACTCTGCACGAGGTTATATCTCAGCCTTGGTTGAAAAGGGAATTATCACAGGATATCCTGACAAAACCTTTAGACCATATAATCCAATTACTAGAGCAGAGATTATCACTATGTTAGCTCGTAGCTTAGAGTTAAATAATGAACAAAATGCTATTGAGCTAAATAGTAATTTCTACTTTGATGTAAATAATAATCACTGGGCAAGTAACTTTATCGCAATTGCTACTAGATTAAATATCATTAACGGTTACCCAGATGGTAACTTCAAACCAAACAATAATGTTACTAGAGCAGAAAGTGCCAAGTTGATTGCTAATTTAGGCAACTTAGAGGTAGTTAAAGGACAGATTATCGAAACTTACCCAATCTCTAGACAGGTTAAAATCAAAGCTGGTAATCAAATTAGAAACTTAAGTTTAGGGTCAACTACTTTAATTGGTAGGAATAATCAAATAGTTAACTTAGATAAGATGCTTATTTCTGATGAAGCCTTTATTATCTTAGATAAGTATAAGAAGGTAAGTTATCTAAAGGCTTATGGATTAATTACCAAAGATGATGTAGCTACTAAAGTAAGTAGTTTAACTGGAAATATCTTAAGTGCTGAAGAATTAGTTTCAATTGCTGAAGGTGACTGGGAGGCTGTTACTCCTAGATTAAAGCAAGAAGTTACTATGACATTATTAGAGCAAGGATTAACTATTGGAGAGGTACAAGCTATCTTTACTCAAGATTGGGAAAGCCTTGAAGAATCAGCTCAAGCTAGATTAGTAGAAGCTATCTCTATCAACACTAACCTTCCAATAGAGTTAATTGAAGCAGCTTATAATAAAGATTGGGAAAATGCAAAAGAGATTGCTAAAAATACTGCAATCACAACTGTATTAAAAGAGATCATGAGTAATACTAACCTATTATCATAA
- a CDS encoding GerAB/ArcD/ProY family transporter translates to MSLEEGRISRLQLFLLVSGFIMGAELITSITSINVGKYNFLVMIGAIVEGVIIAYIFISLIEKFPGKTLVGINDVIYGKYLGRIISSLYIIHFILSISLHVRYFGDFFLSLLFPEMPLVFIMSLLLIIANYSIKNGIEVMTRCSFILIIMFVSEVVITTVLLIPQMDFSNFLPLFDIELKSFLKAVHAMAAIVFGDLIVFFMIIPYVNETKNIKKTTIAGILFGGFILLIILFRNISILGVTARIYSYPSFQSVRLINIREVISRIEILVVAGVIFLMFLRVAVIYYSSIIGMAKLLNLRSYLPLITPIGIIALNIGLLLIENTIEQFEFGLETYHIYAVPFEIGIPLLSLIIAKFKRKEYLN, encoded by the coding sequence ATGTCTTTAGAAGAAGGAAGGATATCAAGGCTCCAATTATTTCTTTTAGTAAGTGGTTTTATTATGGGTGCTGAACTGATTACGTCTATTACCTCTATTAATGTTGGAAAATATAATTTCTTAGTTATGATTGGTGCAATAGTTGAAGGAGTTATTATTGCATATATATTTATATCTCTTATTGAAAAGTTTCCTGGAAAAACATTGGTTGGAATAAATGATGTGATTTATGGAAAGTATTTAGGGAGAATCATCTCTAGTTTATACATAATTCATTTTATTCTTTCAATTTCATTACATGTTAGATATTTTGGTGATTTCTTTTTAAGTTTATTGTTTCCAGAAATGCCACTTGTATTTATAATGTCCTTACTATTAATAATAGCTAATTATTCTATTAAAAATGGTATTGAAGTTATGACACGTTGCAGTTTCATCTTAATCATCATGTTCGTCAGTGAAGTGGTAATTACAACAGTATTATTGATTCCCCAAATGGATTTTAGTAATTTTCTTCCCCTTTTTGATATTGAACTAAAATCTTTTTTAAAAGCGGTACATGCAATGGCAGCGATTGTTTTTGGAGATTTAATTGTTTTTTTCATGATAATACCCTATGTGAATGAGACAAAAAATATTAAAAAAACTACAATAGCAGGGATACTTTTTGGAGGGTTTATACTACTAATAATACTCTTTCGTAATATTAGTATTCTAGGTGTTACTGCTCGGATTTATTCATATCCTTCCTTTCAAAGTGTTAGATTAATTAATATAAGAGAAGTGATTAGTAGAATAGAAATATTGGTGGTTGCCGGTGTTATCTTTTTAATGTTTTTAAGAGTAGCAGTTATCTATTATAGTTCTATTATAGGAATGGCTAAGTTGTTGAATTTGAGGTCTTATCTTCCTTTGATAACTCCTATTGGAATTATTGCTCTTAATATAGGTCTGTTGCTTATTGAAAATACTATTGAACAATTTGAATTTGGGTTAGAGACTTATCATATATATGCTGTTCCCTTTGAAATCGGGATCCCTTTATTATCTCTTATAATTGCTAAATTTAAAAGAAAGGAATACTTAAATTGA
- a CDS encoding Ger(x)C family spore germination protein has product MIEKNKFLLVINIIILLVFSGCTGAREIQDLAMVSALGIDKGEEDELKITSQIINLSKSGNTQEGGSGISFENITKTSTNIFDAIRNTTLNINQKLYYPHMKVIVLGEEAVKNNFTQNIDFFIRDPEIRSTTGILISRDKASEILKVIPPSSQTINGFYIDDLIKVAYANSMVTEVTLQDITEILANKTTSLTVPYIVINEHDKLELKGMAIIKRERLVGKLNYKESRGLLWVLGKAKSGIIKIKDEKGQRISLEMIRSKSKVTSQIKGNQITMTIKVTEVGNVGEYMGSQQCTPEVIKKCIARKEKVITEEIKTTIEKAQNLNADIFGFGQIIHQEHPQRWKEIKDDWDQIFPRINTKIIVKSAIERVGIINKTIGR; this is encoded by the coding sequence ATGATTGAAAAAAATAAATTCTTACTAGTTATTAATATAATAATTCTTTTAGTTTTCAGCGGTTGTACAGGAGCTAGGGAAATTCAAGATTTAGCAATGGTATCTGCTCTAGGAATAGATAAGGGTGAAGAAGATGAATTAAAGATAACATCTCAAATTATAAACCTTAGTAAGTCAGGAAATACCCAAGAAGGAGGGAGTGGAATATCTTTTGAAAATATAACTAAAACTTCTACTAATATCTTTGATGCCATTAGAAATACTACCCTTAACATTAATCAAAAGTTATATTACCCTCATATGAAAGTAATAGTCTTAGGAGAAGAGGCTGTTAAGAATAATTTTACCCAAAATATAGATTTTTTTATTAGGGATCCTGAGATAAGAAGTACGACAGGAATATTAATTTCTAGAGATAAAGCTAGTGAAATATTGAAAGTAATTCCACCAAGCTCTCAAACTATAAATGGCTTTTATATAGATGATTTAATAAAAGTAGCTTATGCCAATTCAATGGTTACTGAAGTTACACTTCAAGATATAACTGAAATTTTAGCAAATAAAACTACCTCCCTAACAGTTCCATATATTGTGATTAATGAACATGATAAATTAGAATTAAAAGGAATGGCAATTATAAAAAGAGAACGACTAGTAGGAAAATTAAATTATAAAGAAAGTAGAGGACTATTATGGGTGTTAGGCAAAGCTAAAAGTGGTATTATAAAAATAAAAGATGAAAAAGGTCAGAGAATATCTTTGGAAATGATAAGGTCTAAGAGTAAAGTAACTTCTCAGATTAAAGGTAATCAAATAACTATGACAATTAAAGTTACAGAAGTTGGGAATGTAGGAGAGTATATGGGGAGCCAACAATGTACTCCAGAAGTGATTAAAAAGTGTATTGCTCGTAAAGAAAAAGTAATAACTGAAGAAATAAAAACTACCATAGAAAAAGCGCAAAATTTAAATGCTGATATATTTGGATTTGGACAGATTATACATCAAGAACATCCACAAAGGTGGAAGGAAATTAAAGATGATTGGGATCAAATATTTCCAAGAATCAATACCAAAATAATTGTTAAAAGCGCAATTGAAAGAGTAGGTATAATTAATAAGACTATTGGTCGTTAA
- a CDS encoding spore germination protein yields MISFLLDKLKPSKNKKQNNLNSQLTEKKVSKNLNVNLEIIRNTFGESNDIVIHKFNISNEYETQAAIIYIDGLVNKDMILESVLKPLVTNYENKDELPTNIKTIESKLICSLDSIHLSLLNEIIDETLNGNTILIVDGLDQALSISSQGCENRGVQEPKIEVNVRGPREGFSELLSLNMSLIRRKIKSPKLTFKNFKVGRVTKTNVSIAYIKDIAENSLVEEVEGRISGIKTDSILESGYIEQLIEDAPKSLFPTIANTERPDVVAAKLLEGKVAIITEGTPFVLTVPMLFVENFQKAEDYYSRAFLSSLIINLRFIGFALSLLIPAIYVAFTSFHQEAIPTPLLISMAISKEGVPFPAVVEALLMITTFEILREAGIRLPRPIGQAVSIVGALVIGEAAVSAGLVSAPMVIVVAFTAITSFMITPLYDVLSILRILFILSSSFMGIVGISASLLIVLIHLASLRSFGIPYLFPLAPVELKDLKEIFIRTPIKSKDNYSYYNSSDKKKQGDLDD; encoded by the coding sequence ATGATTTCTTTTTTATTAGATAAATTAAAGCCTTCCAAAAATAAAAAACAGAATAATTTAAATAGCCAATTAACAGAAAAAAAAGTTTCTAAAAATCTTAATGTAAATTTAGAAATTATTAGAAACACATTTGGGGAAAGTAATGATATAGTGATTCACAAGTTCAATATATCTAATGAATATGAAACTCAGGCAGCTATCATATATATAGATGGGTTAGTTAATAAAGATATGATTTTAGAAAGTGTTCTAAAGCCATTAGTAACTAACTATGAGAACAAAGATGAACTTCCAACTAATATTAAAACAATAGAAAGTAAACTGATTTGTTCATTAGATAGTATTCATTTAAGTTTATTAAATGAAATAATTGATGAAACTTTAAATGGGAATACTATATTAATTGTTGATGGTTTAGATCAAGCTTTAAGTATTTCTTCACAAGGTTGCGAGAACAGGGGCGTACAAGAGCCAAAAATAGAAGTAAATGTGAGAGGGCCAAGAGAAGGGTTTTCAGAATTATTGTCATTGAACATGTCACTTATACGTCGTAAAATAAAATCACCAAAATTGACATTTAAAAACTTTAAGGTAGGTAGAGTAACAAAAACTAATGTTAGTATAGCCTATATAAAGGACATTGCTGAAAATTCTTTAGTAGAGGAAGTAGAAGGTAGAATAAGCGGGATAAAAACAGATTCTATACTTGAATCAGGATATATAGAACAGTTAATAGAAGACGCTCCTAAATCCTTATTTCCTACAATTGCAAATACCGAAAGACCCGATGTAGTAGCGGCAAAATTATTAGAAGGTAAAGTAGCTATTATAACTGAAGGAACTCCTTTTGTATTGACAGTACCGATGTTATTTGTGGAAAATTTTCAAAAAGCTGAAGACTATTATTCAAGAGCATTTTTATCAAGCCTTATCATTAATTTGAGATTTATAGGATTTGCCCTTAGTTTATTGATACCTGCTATATATGTAGCCTTTACAAGCTTTCACCAAGAAGCAATACCTACTCCACTATTGATTAGTATGGCTATTTCCAAAGAAGGTGTTCCTTTCCCAGCTGTTGTAGAAGCTTTATTAATGATAACAACCTTTGAGATACTTCGAGAAGCTGGAATCAGATTACCAAGACCAATAGGTCAAGCTGTTAGTATTGTAGGAGCATTAGTTATAGGAGAAGCTGCTGTGTCGGCAGGATTGGTGTCAGCACCAATGGTAATAGTTGTAGCTTTTACTGCAATTACATCTTTTATGATAACACCTTTGTATGATGTATTGAGTATTTTAAGGATTCTGTTTATACTTTCTTCAAGTTTTATGGGGATAGTTGGGATTAGTGCTAGTTTATTAATTGTTTTAATTCATTTAGCTTCTCTTCGGTCTTTTGGGATACCTTATTTATTTCCATTAGCTCCAGTAGAATTAAAAGACTTAAAAGAAATATTCATTAGAACTCCTATTAAATCAAAGGATAATTATAGTTATTATAATTCATCTGATAAAAAGAAACAAGGTGATTTAGATGATTGA
- a CDS encoding methyl-accepting chemotaxis protein: MYSIFTYTQEVTKLKRDIREESIDLIDNATNTLENNLTQRINLIEYISELDSIKSMNYTKQLSTLREVKNKFPLFESLYVMNRNGDLTSITRESLDNYKDKPWFKPAISGEIQISKSYISEQTYRPTVTIAVPLKDYHTRIMGVIAADINLKELQKLVIHSATKTIYVIDKEGTLIAHPNYSEKVLRQKNIKDSPINKRIRDKKEIDLLTYYNGNKKLLASYKHIETLGWGVIIEENAKVAYSKVTNILIRTIVILILGITLAIIIVAVKFSNYIIEPIQALMEGMKSAENRDLTESINLTQQDEIGDLANSFNNLISSQRFIIKSLNEDIHKLSDASQRVSSSAQESEATIDMTSYSVEEISASIQQIAATSEQINQFAQRNTDVSNDGKILVDSFIDQLNNLIKSVNNTNQIILNLKNKTDEVGNIINIINNIAKNTNLLALNASIEAARSSEGGHGFSVVAEEIRNLASETTKATEEITKLINETQLGSDKAMHSISLSKDLTEGSQVILDQIGTFFNKIHQSLLESSQQIEGITLSTNEAANHSNEIVTATSNITNISQELTSSANQLAEMGEELKEITGRFKI; the protein is encoded by the coding sequence GTGTATAGCATATTCACTTATACTCAAGAGGTCACTAAATTAAAGAGAGATATTAGAGAAGAGAGTATAGATTTGATAGATAATGCTACAAATACATTAGAGAATAATTTAACTCAAAGAATTAATTTGATAGAATATATTTCAGAATTAGACAGTATTAAGTCAATGAACTATACTAAACAACTGTCCACATTGCGGGAAGTAAAGAATAAATTCCCCCTATTCGAAAGTCTTTATGTTATGAATAGAAACGGTGATTTAACATCTATTACTAGGGAAAGTTTAGATAACTATAAAGATAAGCCTTGGTTTAAGCCTGCTATTAGTGGAGAGATTCAAATCTCTAAATCTTATATCTCAGAACAGACTTACAGACCAACTGTAACCATTGCGGTACCCCTTAAAGATTACCACACAAGAATCATGGGGGTAATTGCAGCAGATATAAACCTTAAAGAATTACAGAAACTAGTTATACATAGTGCTACAAAAACCATCTATGTAATAGATAAAGAAGGCACACTGATTGCTCACCCTAACTATAGTGAAAAGGTTCTAAGACAGAAAAATATAAAGGATTCCCCTATTAACAAAAGAATAAGGGATAAGAAAGAAATTGACCTTCTAACCTATTACAATGGAAATAAAAAATTATTAGCTTCATATAAACATATTGAAACATTAGGTTGGGGAGTTATCATTGAAGAGAATGCTAAAGTGGCTTATAGTAAAGTTACTAATATATTAATTCGGACAATTGTGATTCTAATCTTAGGAATTACCCTAGCTATTATAATAGTTGCTGTTAAATTCTCTAACTATATAATTGAGCCTATACAAGCGTTAATGGAAGGTATGAAAAGTGCTGAAAATCGTGATTTGACTGAATCTATCAATTTAACACAACAGGATGAAATAGGAGATCTGGCAAATTCCTTCAATAACTTAATTAGTAGCCAACGCTTCATTATCAAAAGTTTAAATGAAGATATCCATAAACTTTCTGATGCAAGTCAAAGGGTCTCTTCTTCTGCCCAAGAGTCTGAAGCTACTATTGATATGACTAGCTATAGCGTAGAAGAGATTTCTGCTAGTATTCAACAGATAGCCGCTACTAGTGAACAGATTAATCAATTTGCTCAAAGAAACACTGATGTAAGTAATGATGGAAAAATATTAGTTGACTCTTTTATAGACCAATTAAATAACTTGATTAAGTCTGTAAATAATACTAATCAAATTATCTTAAACTTGAAAAATAAGACTGATGAAGTTGGTAATATCATAAACATCATCAATAATATTGCTAAAAATACAAACCTCCTGGCTTTAAATGCCTCTATTGAAGCTGCCCGAAGTAGTGAAGGTGGTCATGGTTTCTCTGTAGTTGCCGAAGAGATTAGAAACTTAGCCAGTGAAACAACTAAAGCAACTGAGGAGATTACTAAATTAATCAATGAGACCCAACTAGGCAGTGATAAAGCTATGCATTCTATATCTTTAAGTAAGGACTTGACTGAAGGGAGCCAAGTTATTTTAGATCAGATTGGTACTTTCTTTAATAAGATTCACCAATCATTATTAGAATCCAGTCAGCAGATAGAAGGTATCACTTTATCTACTAATGAAGCAGCAAACCATAGTAATGAGATCGTTACTGCTACTTCTAATATTACAAATATCTCACAGGAATTGACCTCTTCTGCTAATCAACTGGCTGAGATGGGCGAGGAATTAAAAGAGATAACTGGAAGATTTAAAATCTAA
- a CDS encoding tyrosine-type recombinase/integrase, translating into MVKIKMNKKKQDKTLEEGFKEFLRHCKVKNLSESTIKFYKSAYNYYFSQFLPKDTLIKTIDKTTIEEFILFMKDNYDLNNTSINSRLRGIRSIINYWIELGYLNKFKIDLLRTQEKIKEVYSDEQLEKLLVKPNIKKYSSVEYRSWVIVNYLLATGNRVKTLTEIKIKDLDFESGYINLRHTKNKKAQVIPLSNSLIKILKEYLDYREGEQEDYLFCTVYGKKISPETVKKSIARYNRNREVKITSIHAMRHTFAKKWILSGGDIFRLQKILGHSSIEMVKNYINMFKDDLKQDFNKFNPLEQMNKHSKTIKLK; encoded by the coding sequence ATGGTTAAAATTAAAATGAATAAGAAAAAACAGGACAAAACTTTAGAGGAAGGGTTTAAAGAGTTTTTAAGACATTGTAAAGTTAAAAACTTATCTGAAAGCACTATTAAGTTTTATAAGAGTGCCTACAATTATTACTTTAGTCAATTTCTACCTAAAGATACTTTAATTAAAACTATTGATAAGACAACAATTGAAGAATTTATTTTATTTATGAAAGATAACTATGACCTTAATAATACTTCTATTAATTCAAGGTTAAGAGGTATTAGGTCTATTATTAACTACTGGATTGAATTAGGTTACTTGAATAAGTTTAAAATTGATTTATTAAGGACACAAGAAAAGATTAAAGAAGTCTATTCAGATGAACAATTAGAAAAGCTATTAGTTAAACCTAATATTAAAAAATACTCTTCTGTTGAATATAGGTCTTGGGTTATAGTTAATTATCTTCTTGCTACTGGTAACAGGGTTAAAACTCTAACAGAAATAAAAATAAAAGATTTAGACTTTGAAAGTGGTTATATTAACCTTCGACATACTAAAAATAAAAAAGCACAAGTTATCCCTCTTTCTAATTCTTTAATTAAAATATTAAAGGAATATTTAGATTATAGAGAAGGAGAACAAGAAGATTATTTATTCTGTACTGTATATGGTAAAAAGATAAGCCCTGAAACTGTTAAAAAAAGTATTGCAAGGTATAACAGAAATAGAGAGGTTAAAATAACTTCTATCCATGCAATGCGTCATACCTTCGCTAAAAAATGGATTTTATCAGGTGGGGATATATTCAGGCTTCAAAAGATTTTAGGTCATTCTTCTATTGAAATGGTTAAGAATTATATAAATATGTTTAAAGATGATTTAAAACAAGATTTTAATAAATTTAATCCCCTTGAACAAATGAATAAACACTCTAAAACTATTAAGCTTAAATAG
- a CDS encoding peptidoglycan-binding protein: MTFKNKATKSKFNLILLIIVLIFTVTSNIYAHSGRTDSNGGHYVRSKGTGYPVGSYHYHNSGYSNNSTNISSLLKDNEPTNSNNYKQQLLKIDYYKALKFYILNYTNDEVELLQKALNQLGYNCGEIDGFIGKRTISSVVKFQEKNELQVDGMAGKQVKEVLASLSNLYKESINSNNINSKNAVN, encoded by the coding sequence ATGACTTTTAAAAACAAAGCTACTAAATCAAAATTCAATTTAATTTTATTAATTATAGTTTTAATTTTTACTGTTACAAGTAATATATATGCACATTCTGGTAGAACAGATTCTAACGGAGGACATTATGTTAGAAGTAAAGGAACAGGATATCCTGTGGGTTCTTATCACTATCATAATTCAGGTTATTCAAATAATTCGACTAATATATCATCACTATTAAAAGATAATGAACCTACTAATAGTAATAATTATAAGCAACAATTATTAAAAATTGATTACTATAAGGCTTTAAAATTTTATATTCTCAACTATACTAATGATGAAGTTGAGTTGTTGCAAAAAGCTTTAAATCAATTAGGTTATAATTGTGGAGAAATAGATGGTTTTATTGGAAAAAGAACAATTTCATCTGTTGTTAAATTTCAAGAAAAGAATGAATTACAAGTCGATGGAATGGCAGGTAAACAAGTGAAAGAGGTATTAGCATCATTATCTAACTTATATAAAGAATCAATAAATAGTAACAATATTAACTCTAAAAACGCTGTAAATTGA
- a CDS encoding helix-turn-helix domain-containing protein: MDSVFLTVKEVADSLNISDKTVYKYIENKQLKSVKFGNAIRINLKSLINFIKESTKGE, from the coding sequence TTGGATAGTGTATTCCTAACTGTAAAGGAAGTTGCAGACAGTTTAAATATTTCAGATAAGACAGTTTACAAATATATTGAAAATAAACAGTTGAAAAGTGTTAAGTTTGGTAATGCAATCAGGATAAATTTAAAATCATTAATTAACTTCATTAAGGAAAGCACAAAGGGGGAATAG